A single window of Zea mays cultivar B73 chromosome 10, Zm-B73-REFERENCE-NAM-5.0, whole genome shotgun sequence DNA harbors:
- the LOC100272758 gene encoding uncharacterized protein isoform X1: MSGNYLFGEVLRGVSRLAGLQTLVLDDNMLGGEVPTWIGAQPSLAVLSLRNNTFQGVVPESLGSAPSLRSLVLASNNLSGNLPDMSQQANLQVLDVGGNSLEPAFPKLGRKVVTVVLARNRFVAFLQNPQLVQEFRPDKQYNIHMLQERYQGKDNAY, translated from the coding sequence ATGAGCGGCAACTATCTCTTCGGCGAGGTCCTGCGGGGCGTGTCGCGCCTCGCCGGTCTCCAGACACTGGTCCTCGATGACAACATGCTGGGCGGTGAGGTGCCGACCTGGATCGGCGCCCAGCCGTCGCTGGCCGTCCTGAGCCTGCGGAACAACACGTTCCAGGGCGTCGTGCCGGAGTCCCTGGGAAGCGCCCCCTCGCTGCGGTCGCTCGTTCTCGCGTCCAACAACCTGTCCGGGAACCTGCCGGACATGAGCCAGCaggccaacctccaggtgctcgaCGTCGGCGGCAACTCGCTCGAGCCGGCGTTCCCCAAGCTCGGGAGGAAGGTGGTCACCGTGGTCCTGGCTAGGAACCGgttcgtcgccttcctccagaaCCCGCAGCTCGTGCAGGAGTTCAGGCCCGACAAACAGTACAACATCCACATGCTCCAGGAGCGATATCAG